The Horticoccus luteus DNA window GGTGCAGGGCGTTGGCGAGCAGGGCGGCAATGACGAAGTTGCCGGGCAGCATCAGGTAGACGAGGGGCATCGCGAGCACGCCCTCGATTCCGCAGAGCAGTAAGCTGCGGCGGACCAAGCCCCGACGTTCGCCCGCAGTGGTTGCCATCACAATTTCACGTGGCAAATGGGAGACATGCGACGCGTTGTGAAGGCTAAAGTTTGGTTGAATCCCGATCCCGTGGCGGTGGCGCGGTCGTTGCTCGGAAAATTTCTCGTGCGCGAGTCGGCGCCGGGGGCAGTTGAGGCGCGGATGATCACGGAAACCGAGGCGTATTTTGGCGAGAGCGATCTGGCGTGTCACGCCCGGGCGGGGCGCACGCGCAGAACCGAGGTGCTCTATGCGCGCGGCGGGATTTGGTATGTGTATCTATGCTACGGCATCCACGAGATGTTGAACCTGGTGACGGGGCCGGAAGACGAGCCGGCGGCGGTGTTGATTCGCGGCGTGGAAGGCATCGTGGGGCCGGGGCGGGTGACCAGACAACTGGCGATCGGCCGGACGCTCAACGGGGCGCGCGTGGAGCCGGAGTCGGGATTGTGGATCGAGGATCGCGGGGTGGTGCTGGCGGAGGCGGATGTGATCGTCACGCCGCGGATCGGGGTGGATTACGCCGGGGCGGAGTGGGCGGGGAAACCGTGGCGGTTTGTGGTGCGAAAAAAAATGCGGCGGGGCGAACGTCGCGCGTCAGAGGAGCTTTGAAGGACGGAGAGACGGCGGGGCGAGCGGCGCGCGGATGAGGCGCGGGCGCGCGGCGGCGAGGACGTCGTCGACAGTGATGGTGCTGAGGTCGGAGCCGCGGCGGAGAGCGTGGACGTGTTCGCCGGGCGGCGACCAGACGGCGGGATCGGTGGGACCGAACAGCAGGACGCAGGGCACGCCGCAGGCGGCGGCGAGATGGCTGATGCCGGAATCGTGGCCGAGGAAGAGGCGGCACTCGCGCAGGGCGGCCACGAGTTGAGGCAGCGGCAACGCGTGGGCGTGGCGGCCGAAGTTCGCGAGCGCGCCGGGGTCGGGCTCGGCGTCGCCGGTGACGATGAGGAATTCGGTGGGCGCGATTTCGCGCAGGCGCAGGCAGAGTGCGTGCCAGCGGTCGAGGGGCCAGTTTTTGCGCGGCGAGCCGCTGCCGGGATGGACCGCGACGAGACGCGCGTCAGGCGACGGGGAGCCGAGGGGGAAGCGAAAGGAATCCGCGGTGAGACCGAGAGGATGCAGCGCGGCGCAATAGTGCGCGGCGGCGGGAGCAACGGCCGGATGGGAGGGCGCGGTAAGGAAGCGTTGCGCGGGGTGGCGCGGAAAATGGCGGGCGAGTTCGCCGTCGGGATCGGGCCAGAAGTTGAGGACCAGATCGAACGCGGCGAGTTCGTCGGCGAAGGCGGAGGGCAACGGCGGGGAGGCGTAGAGCGCGGACCAGCGCGCTTCGGATTGTGAACACACGCGGTCGATCACGCCGGCGGTTTGACCCAGCGCAGCGGCGCGGGCGTTACCGACCAGCGTGATAGGGGCGGCGGGCCAGACGCGGCGGAGCAACTGCAGCGCCGGGAGGGTGACGATGAAATCGCCGAGCGCGCCGCCTCTAAGGACGAGAATCCGCGTCGGCGGCATCGGAAGCCGGGGCGGGTTGGGCGGCAGGGGCAGCGGTCGCGCCGGTGGGTGGGGTGTAACTGACGAGCGTGGCCGTGCCGGTGCCGACCTTGAACTCAACCTCGAAGCGCACGGGCAGGTGGCGTTCATCCTGCGAAATCCAGACGCGCACGGAGGAGCCGCGTTTGAACATGCCTTTGGGCGGCGTCTTTTCCATGCGCGGCACGAGCACGAGCGTGCGGAAATCACCGAGGGGGGTGGAGATGTTTTCGTAGCGCTCGGCGTGGATTGTGAGTTCGTAAAACTCGTCATCGAAGAGGACGAGGGCGTCGCGTTGTTCACCGGGTTGCAGATTCCACGCGCGCGTGCTGATGAGTTGCGTGATGAGATCGACGGGCTGGCCTGCGGGCATCGAGAGCTCGCGGGATTCGCTCGTCCAGCTTCCGGGCGCGTAGAGGGCGGTGCGTTTGTCGTAATCGAAGGTGACGAAGTGCTCGCTCACTTTTTTCTTCACGAGGCTGACTTCGTGGAGGAGCACGCAGCGGCCGGTTTGCTCGTCGAAATAGGATTCGCCAGTGGCCTCGAATTTCATGAAGACGTGGGCGAGGCCGCGGGTGCGGGTGGTGGTGGTGACTTTGAGGCGTTTCACGCCGTCGAGTGCTTCGTTCGTCACGCCGATGTTGATTTCGCCGGCGCCGGGGAGGACGGCCCAGGCGACTTTGTAATGAAACGTTTCGCCGGGATGCAGGGCCTGCAGCAGAGTGGGAGCCTCGGTGGCAGACGCGCGGACCGCGCAGACGGCGAGGACGAGAAGGAGGGAAACGGCGCGGATCATGACGAGACGGAGGATTTATTCAATTGAGTGGGCGTCACGGGGAAAATGCGTTTTGGGGAGACAGCCCAAAGTATGTCCCCGGGGGAGAGGCGGTCGTTCCATGGCGTGCCGGCGGCCCAAGGAGAGAAGGCGGGCAATATGAGACGGGAGGGCGAAGCGATGAGCGCGGGGAGTTTGAGACGCGTGCCGGTATAATCGCGCCACAGGAGCGCGGGATGATGGTGGCCGATGATCTCGATCGTGCCCGCGGTGAGCGGAGGAACGGGGCGATCGCCGTGGTGAAAAAAGAGACCAGCGCGCACGAGGGTGGCGTCGGCAGCTCGCGGCCATTTCACGTCGTGGTTGCCGGAAAGGATGGTGATCGGCGTGGACGTGGTGCGCAGAAAATCCTCCGCGGCGGCGCGGCCGGGAAGGGCGTGCAGCGAGTCGCCGAGCCAGAGCATTTCGGCGGGTGCGTAGTCGGCGACGAGGTGATTCAGGCGCGCGGCGATTTCGTCGTCGCCCCACAATGGCAGAAGGTTGCCCGTGGCGCGGTGGGCGGCGGCGTAACCCCAGTGCAGGTCGGCGACGACGAGCAGACGCTGCGCGGCGAACCAGAGCGCGCGGCGGGCGTCGAGCCAGAGGCCGGGAAGAATTTCGAGGCGGGGAACGGACAAAGAGGAAGGCTCCAATTTCAAAGAACCAAGCGTGGGTGAGAATTTTTAAACGGCTGG harbors:
- a CDS encoding DNA-3-methyladenine glycosylase, with amino-acid sequence MKAKVWLNPDPVAVARSLLGKFLVRESAPGAVEARMITETEAYFGESDLACHARAGRTRRTEVLYARGGIWYVYLCYGIHEMLNLVTGPEDEPAAVLIRGVEGIVGPGRVTRQLAIGRTLNGARVEPESGLWIEDRGVVLAEADVIVTPRIGVDYAGAEWAGKPWRFVVRKKMRRGERRASEEL
- a CDS encoding DUF3108 domain-containing protein, whose protein sequence is MIRAVSLLLVLAVCAVRASATEAPTLLQALHPGETFHYKVAWAVLPGAGEINIGVTNEALDGVKRLKVTTTTRTRGLAHVFMKFEATGESYFDEQTGRCVLLHEVSLVKKKVSEHFVTFDYDKRTALYAPGSWTSESRELSMPAGQPVDLITQLISTRAWNLQPGEQRDALVLFDDEFYELTIHAERYENISTPLGDFRTLVLVPRMEKTPPKGMFKRGSSVRVWISQDERHLPVRFEVEFKVGTGTATLVSYTPPTGATAAPAAQPAPASDAADADSRP
- a CDS encoding metallophosphoesterase gives rise to the protein MSVPRLEILPGLWLDARRALWFAAQRLLVVADLHWGYAAAHRATGNLLPLWGDDEIAARLNHLVADYAPAEMLWLGDSLHALPGRAAAEDFLRTTSTPITILSGNHDVKWPRAADATLVRAGLFFHHGDRPVPPLTAGTIEIIGHHHPALLWRDYTGTRLKLPALIASPSRLILPAFSPWAAGTPWNDRLSPGDILWAVSPKRIFPVTPTQLNKSSVSS
- a CDS encoding glycosyltransferase family 9 protein, which gives rise to MPPTRILVLRGGALGDFIVTLPALQLLRRVWPAAPITLVGNARAAALGQTAGVIDRVCSQSEARWSALYASPPLPSAFADELAAFDLVLNFWPDPDGELARHFPRHPAQRFLTAPSHPAVAPAAAHYCAALHPLGLTADSFRFPLGSPSPDARLVAVHPGSGSPRKNWPLDRWHALCLRLREIAPTEFLIVTGDAEPDPGALANFGRHAHALPLPQLVAALRECRLFLGHDSGISHLAAACGVPCVLLFGPTDPAVWSPPGEHVHALRRGSDLSTITVDDVLAAARPRLIRAPLAPPSLRPSKLL